In Aneurinibacillus sp. REN35, a genomic segment contains:
- a CDS encoding SDR family oxidoreductase: MKRTRTALITGSAKGLGVRIAHELAAQGIHLALNYRTSTQEADKLRRELIEQYGIDVLLVQGDVSRPTEAQNIVEALAQAFGRVDILVLNAGPYIKPRKKLAEYTDDEWNNMVTGNLSSAFYLSRAAIPYMRHNRWGRIITIGFEKAQTAPGWMYRSAFAAAKTGLVSLTRTIALEEAEYGITANMVCPGDIVGEDKEKHIADVRSIQDADTPIGRPGTGEDIARAITFFCSEASDFITGTVLEVTGGKDVLNKYKQMREQ, from the coding sequence TTGAAGCGTACTCGTACAGCATTAATTACCGGAAGCGCCAAAGGCCTGGGTGTCCGCATTGCTCATGAACTTGCAGCACAGGGCATCCACCTTGCACTCAACTATCGGACAAGCACACAGGAAGCCGACAAGCTGCGCAGAGAGCTTATTGAGCAATACGGGATTGACGTGCTGCTGGTTCAAGGCGATGTAAGCCGTCCTACGGAGGCACAGAATATCGTCGAAGCGCTCGCCCAAGCTTTCGGACGTGTCGATATTCTCGTCTTAAACGCCGGACCGTACATAAAGCCGCGAAAAAAACTTGCGGAGTATACAGATGATGAATGGAACAACATGGTAACCGGGAACCTATCAAGCGCCTTTTATCTAAGCAGAGCCGCCATTCCATATATGCGTCACAATAGATGGGGGCGCATCATTACGATCGGTTTCGAAAAAGCTCAAACCGCCCCCGGTTGGATGTACCGCTCCGCGTTTGCCGCGGCCAAAACCGGATTAGTATCGCTAACACGTACGATTGCATTAGAAGAAGCGGAGTATGGTATTACAGCGAATATGGTGTGTCCCGGCGATATTGTAGGAGAAGATAAAGAGAAACACATCGCAGATGTTCGCTCTATTCAAGATGCAGATACACCCATCGGACGTCCGGGAACCGGAGAAGACATCGCACGCGCGATTACCTTCTTCTGCAGCGAGGCATCCGACTTCATCACCGGTACAGTCCTTGAGGTTACCGGAGGAAAAGACGTCCTTAATAAATACAAACAAATGCGGGAACAGTAA
- the mtnK gene encoding S-methyl-5-thioribose kinase, translated as MSYRTLSEQEAVEYARSIPGLFPQDAKLTSHEIGDGNLNFVFHIKDEGPSGKSIIFKQALPYVRVIGDSWPLTLDRARIESEALILENELCPGSVPIVYHYDTELALIVMEDLSAYQIMRKALVERKRYPNFAKHIGTFLARTLFLTSDLAMPPVEKKRKAASFINPELCNITESFVFTYPFQDDPSNSYNPLISNAVQRIWANDDLRLEVAKLKDGFMTRGQALLHGDLHTGSIMVTEDDTKVIDPEFAYYGPMGFDIGAVLANLLLNYAAHEGHTLDPQERDAYQNYLLETTADVWRVFEAEFRTLWTEQAHEPYAKVPGYLDAYLHSILQDTAGYAGCKMMRRIIGLAHVSDLESISDPILRAKGEALALTIGQELVLKRGQFQQIDDLISLISASVIQK; from the coding sequence ATGTCATACCGTACACTTAGTGAGCAAGAGGCCGTTGAATATGCTCGCAGCATCCCCGGTCTTTTTCCACAGGATGCCAAACTGACCAGTCATGAGATCGGAGATGGAAATTTAAATTTTGTCTTCCACATTAAAGACGAAGGTCCATCCGGCAAAAGCATCATCTTCAAACAAGCGCTGCCGTATGTACGCGTAATCGGTGATTCCTGGCCGCTTACACTTGATCGCGCCCGCATTGAGAGTGAAGCACTTATTCTTGAAAATGAACTGTGTCCTGGGTCCGTTCCTATTGTCTACCACTATGACACAGAGCTTGCATTAATCGTCATGGAGGACCTGTCCGCCTACCAAATTATGCGCAAAGCACTTGTTGAAAGAAAGCGCTATCCTAATTTCGCAAAACATATTGGTACATTTCTGGCCCGAACGTTGTTTCTAACATCCGATTTGGCCATGCCGCCGGTAGAGAAAAAAAGAAAAGCAGCTTCCTTCATCAATCCGGAGCTCTGCAACATTACAGAGAGCTTCGTATTTACCTATCCGTTCCAAGATGATCCGTCCAACTCCTACAATCCGCTTATCTCTAACGCCGTGCAGCGCATCTGGGCAAATGATGATCTGCGGCTTGAGGTAGCCAAGCTCAAAGACGGCTTCATGACACGGGGACAGGCGCTTCTGCATGGAGATCTCCATACGGGAAGCATCATGGTAACGGAAGACGATACCAAAGTGATCGACCCGGAATTCGCTTACTACGGTCCAATGGGATTTGATATCGGCGCTGTTCTTGCCAATCTTCTGCTAAACTATGCCGCACACGAAGGGCATACGTTAGACCCTCAGGAAAGAGATGCATATCAGAACTACTTGCTAGAGACTACCGCTGATGTATGGCGGGTCTTCGAAGCTGAGTTCCGTACCTTATGGACGGAGCAGGCGCATGAGCCGTATGCGAAGGTTCCCGGCTACCTGGATGCATACCTTCATAGCATACTGCAGGATACGGCAGGCTATGCCGGCTGCAAAATGATGCGGCGCATAATCGGTCTTGCCCATGTTTCTGATCTAGAGAGCATCAGCGATCCGATTCTTCGCGCGAAGGGGGAGGCGCTCGCGCTTACCATCGGCCAAGAGCTAGTTCTCAAGCGCGGGCAGTTTCAGCAAATTGACGATCTAATTTCACTTATCTCCGCTTCAGTTATACAAAAGTAG
- a CDS encoding MFS transporter, with protein MIFMIEAGTKSFWRASLALSIASFLVFANIYFPQPLLPLFTEEFNLSPAVSSLSVSLTIFALAISLLFYGPLSDAVGRKNIMLITMLGVTVLTILVAFVPGFKTLLAFRILQGFFLAGLPAIAIAYIGEEFDPKALTVAIGIYISGNTLGGLSGRIIGGFASDFLGWHGAFAVMGVVSLLCLIAFVWLLPRSTHFEPKHLDWKAATQSLGQHMRNRTLLYAFAIGGLLFFVFIGQYNYITYLLQGEPYHLPASIVSLLFLTYLAGTVSSTLSGRASRTLPQSWCIAIGVALMTLGALATLLDSLWMIGVGLLLTSFGFFFAHSAASSWVSRHAAFDKASASSLYLLSYYLGGSLGSFCLGFFYNGMGWMGVILGCLLVLMLTGWCTWQLHHIEHREHLREKAIARRKMREALQM; from the coding sequence ATGATTTTCATGATTGAAGCAGGAACGAAATCGTTCTGGCGGGCGTCGCTGGCGCTCAGTATTGCTTCGTTTCTCGTGTTTGCCAACATTTATTTTCCACAGCCTTTGCTGCCGCTCTTTACAGAAGAGTTCAACCTATCGCCGGCAGTGTCTAGCCTTTCGGTTTCACTTACGATTTTTGCATTAGCTATCTCGCTTCTATTCTACGGACCGCTCTCCGATGCAGTGGGACGCAAAAATATTATGTTGATTACAATGCTAGGTGTAACGGTACTGACTATATTGGTCGCCTTTGTTCCGGGCTTTAAAACCCTGCTTGCTTTCCGCATCCTGCAAGGCTTTTTCTTAGCCGGGCTTCCGGCCATTGCCATAGCCTATATCGGTGAAGAATTTGATCCAAAGGCTCTTACTGTTGCAATCGGTATTTATATTAGCGGCAATACTCTCGGCGGATTGTCCGGCCGTATTATCGGCGGATTTGCTTCAGACTTTCTCGGATGGCATGGCGCATTCGCCGTGATGGGCGTAGTTAGTCTGCTTTGCCTGATTGCCTTTGTGTGGCTATTGCCGCGCTCGACACATTTTGAACCGAAGCACCTGGACTGGAAAGCCGCGACCCAAAGCCTTGGGCAGCACATGCGAAATCGCACGCTTCTATACGCCTTTGCCATCGGCGGCCTCCTGTTCTTCGTATTTATCGGCCAATACAATTACATCACATACTTACTGCAGGGAGAGCCTTATCACCTTCCCGCATCAATCGTGAGTTTATTGTTTCTCACGTATCTTGCCGGAACCGTAAGCTCTACACTATCCGGACGTGCGTCGCGTACGCTCCCGCAGTCATGGTGTATCGCCATTGGAGTGGCACTTATGACACTCGGTGCGCTCGCCACCCTGCTCGACAGCTTATGGATGATCGGGGTAGGACTTTTACTGACCAGTTTCGGCTTCTTCTTCGCTCACTCTGCGGCCAGTTCGTGGGTTAGCCGCCACGCCGCCTTTGACAAAGCAAGCGCCTCAAGCCTATACTTGCTGTCATATTATCTCGGCGGAAGCTTAGGAAGCTTCTGCCTCGGATTCTTCTACAATGGGATGGGCTGGATGGGTGTCATCCTCGGCTGCCTGCTTGTGCTTATGCTGACGGGTTGGTGCACATGGCAGCTGCACCATATCGAACATCGTGAACACCTGCGGGAAAAAGCCATCGCACGCAGAAAAATGAGAGAAGCGCTCCAGATGTAG
- a CDS encoding bifunctional cystathionine gamma-lyase/homocysteine desulfhydrase: protein MRMKTKLIHGGVDGDPLTGAVNVPIYQVSTYKQESVGKHKGYEYSRTGNPTRHAVEQYIADIEGGVRGFAFASGMAALSTVVMMFDTGDHFVVGDDVYGGTYRVLSKVFNRFGIETTFVNTGDVEAIKAAIQPNTKAVMLETPSNPLLKITDIAAVANLTKEKGLLLIVDNTFMTPYWQNPLELGADIVFHSATKYLGGHSDVVAGLVVVKDEELGERMHFVQNSVGGVLGPQDSYYLLRGMKTLGVRMEEHEVNTRRIAEWLSQRSDIEKVYYPGLTNHPGHDIAIKQARGFGGMISFDVGSRERAEQVLSRVQIFTLAESLGAVESLISVPAQMTHASIPAERRAELGITDGLIRISVGIEDVEDLIEELERALV, encoded by the coding sequence ATGAGAATGAAGACAAAGTTGATTCATGGCGGCGTGGACGGTGATCCTTTAACAGGTGCGGTGAATGTTCCCATTTATCAGGTTAGCACCTATAAGCAGGAAAGCGTAGGTAAGCATAAGGGATATGAATATTCACGTACAGGTAATCCGACCCGTCATGCGGTAGAACAATACATTGCCGATATCGAGGGCGGTGTTCGCGGCTTTGCTTTTGCATCTGGTATGGCTGCGCTATCTACAGTTGTTATGATGTTTGATACGGGTGACCATTTTGTCGTGGGTGACGATGTATATGGTGGAACGTACCGTGTATTAAGCAAAGTATTCAATCGTTTTGGTATTGAGACGACCTTTGTTAATACGGGAGATGTAGAAGCCATTAAAGCGGCGATTCAGCCAAATACAAAAGCTGTCATGCTCGAAACACCAAGCAATCCGCTGCTTAAAATCACTGATATTGCAGCGGTGGCGAACTTGACGAAAGAAAAAGGACTTCTTCTGATCGTTGATAATACGTTCATGACACCGTATTGGCAGAATCCGCTAGAGCTAGGTGCGGATATCGTATTCCACAGCGCGACAAAATATTTGGGCGGTCATAGTGATGTAGTAGCAGGACTTGTCGTTGTGAAGGATGAAGAGTTGGGCGAGCGCATGCATTTTGTACAGAACTCTGTAGGTGGGGTACTGGGGCCGCAGGATTCTTATTACTTGCTGCGCGGCATGAAGACATTAGGTGTGCGGATGGAAGAGCACGAAGTAAACACACGCCGCATTGCCGAATGGCTCTCACAGCGCAGTGATATTGAAAAAGTGTATTACCCTGGTCTTACAAATCATCCGGGTCATGACATTGCCATCAAGCAGGCACGCGGCTTCGGCGGCATGATTTCATTTGATGTTGGCAGCCGTGAACGTGCCGAACAAGTACTGTCTCGCGTACAAATCTTTACCTTGGCTGAGAGCTTAGGTGCAGTAGAGAGCTTGATTTCTGTTCCTGCACAGATGACGCATGCCTCAATTCCGGCAGAGCGCCGCGCTGAGCTTGGTATTACGGATGGATTGATTCGTATCTCAG
- a CDS encoding phosphatidylglycerophosphatase A family protein, with protein sequence MEHAVRDEKVRETAYRLLKERGVTMDHMVELVMYLQKPYFPDLSYDTCEHNIKKVLEKREIQNAILTGIQLDILAEKKQLMEPLQEMLEQDEGLYGIDEILALSIVNVYGSIGFTNYGYVDKVKPGILKELNSKKEHNTQEEEAGNVHTFLDDIVGAIAAAASSRLAHSRFGTK encoded by the coding sequence ATGGAACATGCCGTTCGAGATGAAAAAGTGCGGGAAACCGCTTATCGTTTGTTAAAAGAACGCGGAGTCACCATGGACCATATGGTCGAGCTGGTGATGTATTTACAGAAACCATACTTTCCTGATCTCTCCTATGATACCTGTGAACACAACATTAAAAAGGTGCTGGAAAAACGTGAAATTCAAAACGCCATCCTTACAGGCATCCAACTTGATATTCTGGCTGAGAAAAAGCAATTAATGGAGCCGCTGCAAGAAATGCTGGAACAAGACGAAGGACTGTACGGCATTGATGAAATACTGGCTCTGTCGATCGTCAATGTCTACGGCAGCATCGGATTTACAAACTACGGCTACGTGGATAAAGTAAAACCAGGCATTCTAAAAGAGTTAAACAGCAAAAAAGAGCATAATACACAGGAGGAAGAGGCTGGAAATGTCCATACGTTTCTTGATGATATTGTAGGCGCTATTGCAGCCGCCGCTTCCAGCCGGTTGGCACATAGCCGCTTCGGCACAAAATAA
- a CDS encoding LysR family transcriptional regulator encodes MEIRQLEFFVEVARRQSFTKAAEELLVAQPAISKSIKKLENEVGLLLFNRAERKVSLTAEGEVLLKHAETILDQLAHAKAEMEELSGLKKGEVRIGLPSMVGSYYFPGLIIDFKKKYPDLQIMVYEQGTVKIRQMLMDGEIDMGVILEDDEMEGIEVLSFLEEEMVVCVPASHPFASLHAVSYEELAKESLILFKEGYFQREIIAQASQISGLPLNVTFETNQISLIKSLVARKLGVTLFLRMVVAEDSHLVPVSLKPPVYLKLGVAWNKNAYLSKANQAFLSFLMNRIQE; translated from the coding sequence ATGGAGATTCGGCAATTAGAGTTTTTCGTAGAGGTTGCCCGCAGGCAAAGCTTCACGAAAGCGGCAGAGGAGTTGTTGGTTGCACAGCCAGCAATCAGTAAAAGCATAAAAAAATTAGAGAATGAAGTCGGATTGCTTCTTTTTAACCGGGCGGAGCGCAAGGTGTCCTTAACGGCAGAAGGAGAAGTGCTGCTTAAGCATGCAGAAACGATTCTTGACCAGTTGGCACACGCTAAGGCAGAGATGGAGGAGCTTAGTGGATTGAAGAAAGGGGAGGTGCGTATCGGTCTTCCTTCTATGGTCGGCTCCTATTATTTCCCAGGATTGATTATTGATTTTAAGAAGAAGTATCCAGATCTGCAGATTATGGTATACGAACAGGGGACCGTGAAAATCCGCCAGATGCTGATGGACGGAGAGATAGACATGGGTGTGATTTTAGAGGATGATGAGATGGAAGGCATTGAAGTATTGTCCTTTCTTGAGGAGGAGATGGTCGTGTGCGTTCCGGCTTCGCATCCGTTTGCAAGCCTTCACGCGGTCTCATACGAAGAGCTTGCTAAAGAATCACTCATTCTGTTTAAGGAAGGATATTTTCAGCGGGAAATCATTGCACAGGCAAGTCAAATATCGGGTCTTCCGCTTAACGTTACTTTTGAGACGAATCAGATTTCGCTTATCAAGTCACTGGTGGCCCGTAAGCTTGGTGTAACGTTGTTCCTGCGTATGGTTGTCGCAGAGGATTCGCATTTAGTTCCTGTTTCGCTTAAGCCGCCCGTGTATTTAAAACTTGGGGTGGCATGGAATAAAAATGCATATCTCTCGAAAGCCAATCAAGCTTTTTTATCGTTTTTGATGAACCGAATTCAAGAATAG
- the cysK gene encoding cysteine synthase A has product MQVYSNIKELIGNTPIVEITSFDLPEGVRLFAKLEYFNPGGSVKDRLGIELIRDAEERGVLKPGGTIIEPTAGNTGIGLALAAVGTGYRVVFVVPEKFSVEKQDLMRALGAEVVNTPTEQGIKGAIEKAKQLEQEIEGSFCPQQFANPANPAAHYKTTGPEIWSQMEGNVDIFVAGAGSGGTFMGAARYLKEQNPNIKTVIVEPEGSILNGGESGPHKAEGIGMEFLPEFMDTSYFDAIHTIDDVDSFRWVKELAAKEGMLVGSSAGAAMHAAVKEAKQASPGTNIVAIFADSSERYLSKKIYEGGI; this is encoded by the coding sequence ATGCAGGTTTACAGCAATATAAAAGAACTGATCGGCAATACACCGATCGTAGAAATTACCTCTTTTGATTTACCAGAAGGCGTACGCTTATTTGCGAAGCTGGAGTACTTTAACCCTGGCGGCAGCGTAAAGGATCGTCTTGGTATTGAATTGATTCGTGATGCGGAAGAGCGCGGCGTATTAAAGCCGGGCGGCACGATTATCGAACCAACCGCGGGTAATACAGGCATCGGTTTAGCGCTTGCCGCAGTAGGGACAGGATATCGTGTTGTTTTTGTCGTGCCTGAAAAATTCTCGGTTGAGAAGCAGGACTTAATGCGCGCGCTGGGCGCAGAGGTTGTGAATACGCCAACAGAGCAGGGGATTAAGGGTGCCATCGAGAAAGCAAAACAGTTAGAGCAAGAGATAGAAGGTTCCTTCTGTCCGCAGCAGTTTGCCAATCCGGCCAATCCGGCGGCCCATTATAAAACCACAGGTCCTGAAATCTGGAGTCAGATGGAGGGCAATGTAGATATATTTGTGGCAGGTGCCGGCTCCGGTGGTACATTTATGGGAGCGGCCCGTTATCTAAAGGAGCAGAACCCGAATATTAAGACAGTCATCGTAGAACCAGAAGGCTCGATCCTAAACGGTGGCGAATCTGGACCGCACAAGGCGGAAGGTATCGGAATGGAGTTTTTGCCGGAGTTTATGGATACGAGTTATTTTGACGCGATTCATACGATTGATGATGTAGATTCATTCCGCTGGGTCAAGGAACTGGCAGCGAAGGAAGGCATGCTTGTGGGCAGTTCGGCCGGTGCAGCGATGCATGCGGCAGTGAAAGAAGCAAAGCAGGCTTCACCAGGCACGAATATTGTTGCTATTTTTGCCGATAGCAGTGAACGCTATTTAAGCAAGAAAATTTATGAAGGAGGGATATAA
- a CDS encoding TIGR01457 family HAD-type hydrolase, which produces MTQRTYKGYLLDLDGTIYRGGEVIPEAVTFIEALKEREIPYLYVTNNSSLTPEALANKLSGMGLDAKPEDFFTSSMAVAETIEKLVSKEKTQAPVTVLAIGETGLRTALAEAGYSIVEKAPASYVVVGIDRQFSYEKMKQATLSIYGGARFLSTNCDRAIPTEEGLVPGNGSLTAAISYATRTEPLYVGKPEEAIITLALERLGLQSDEVLLIGDNLETDIAAGGNSGVDTLLVYSGFSKQADIAGAVVKPTYTAQSLDDWTI; this is translated from the coding sequence ATGACACAGCGTACATATAAGGGGTATTTACTTGATCTTGATGGTACGATTTATAGGGGTGGTGAGGTGATTCCGGAGGCTGTCACATTTATTGAAGCGTTAAAGGAAAGAGAAATTCCATATCTGTATGTCACGAACAATTCATCGCTGACACCGGAAGCGCTCGCGAACAAGTTGAGTGGAATGGGACTTGATGCCAAGCCAGAGGATTTCTTCACGTCGAGTATGGCAGTGGCTGAAACTATAGAGAAGTTGGTGAGTAAGGAAAAGACCCAGGCCCCTGTCACTGTACTTGCGATTGGCGAGACAGGGCTTAGGACGGCACTAGCTGAAGCAGGATATTCTATTGTAGAGAAAGCGCCCGCTTCCTATGTAGTTGTCGGCATTGACCGGCAATTTAGTTATGAGAAAATGAAGCAGGCAACGCTTTCGATTTATGGGGGAGCCCGTTTTCTTTCGACGAACTGCGACCGCGCGATTCCGACAGAGGAAGGACTTGTGCCTGGCAATGGATCGCTTACAGCCGCCATCTCCTATGCAACAAGAACAGAGCCTTTATATGTCGGGAAGCCGGAGGAGGCCATTATTACTCTGGCGTTGGAGCGGCTTGGTCTTCAATCCGATGAGGTGCTGCTGATTGGGGATAATCTGGAGACAGACATTGCAGCCGGTGGAAACAGCGGGGTGGATACGCTTCTTGTATACAGTGGATTCAGCAAGCAAGCTGACATTGCAGGAGCAGTGGTAAAGCCGACATATACGGCGCAGAGTTTAGACGATTGGACAATATAA
- a CDS encoding NifU family protein — protein MVDAKKFEEVQEVLDKLRPFLQRDGGDCELVDVTDEGVVQLRLHGACGSCPSSTITLKAGIERALVEEVEGITEVQQVF, from the coding sequence ATGGTAGACGCGAAAAAATTCGAAGAAGTACAAGAGGTTTTAGATAAACTGCGTCCGTTCCTGCAACGCGACGGCGGAGATTGCGAATTGGTTGATGTAACAGATGAAGGTGTGGTTCAGCTTCGCCTGCATGGTGCATGCGGCAGCTGCCCAAGTTCAACAATTACGTTGAAGGCAGGTATTGAGCGCGCGCTGGTCGAAGAAGTAGAAGGCATCACTGAAGTCCAACAAGTATTCTAA
- a CDS encoding NUDIX domain-containing protein has protein sequence MKESIESRKVWCRALFYYFYDKSGQFISLTFDDKHFLPGAQHVLIWAYTERGGDGIVLTRHKKRGWEIPGGKVEPGETPEAAAHRELFEETGTEIDKLEWVAQYVIDAGSEKEKIVKNIYTGVVQRWQELPVGFETLERASFSLSLMPFQKGMSPFIQDNIFPLCRSYLSHTYIRG, from the coding sequence ATGAAAGAAAGTATTGAAAGTCGGAAAGTGTGGTGCAGGGCATTGTTCTATTATTTTTATGATAAAAGCGGACAGTTTATTTCTTTAACATTCGATGATAAGCATTTCCTGCCGGGTGCACAGCATGTGCTGATCTGGGCCTATACGGAGCGGGGGGGAGATGGAATTGTGCTGACCCGTCATAAGAAGCGGGGATGGGAGATTCCGGGCGGAAAAGTGGAGCCTGGAGAGACGCCGGAAGCAGCAGCACACCGGGAGTTATTCGAAGAAACAGGAACAGAGATCGATAAGCTGGAGTGGGTTGCCCAGTATGTGATTGATGCTGGATCTGAAAAAGAAAAAATAGTAAAGAACATCTATACAGGGGTGGTGCAGCGGTGGCAGGAGCTTCCTGTAGGATTTGAGACGCTTGAGCGCGCTTCCTTTTCATTATCGCTTATGCCGTTTCAAAAGGGGATGAGTCCATTCATTCAGGATAACATCTTTCCGTTGTGTCGAAGCTATCTCTCCCATACATATATTCGTGGATGA